GATGTCCTTTGAAGCGTTTGGGTAACGGGAGAAAGTAAACTTGTAATTCCCCGTGGTCTCTGCCGCGGAGTCGGTGACTGATAGGAAGTTTGAGCATTCGAAATCGGCAGCGAGCTACCTCCTACAGTTGTATTTGCGATACGAAATGTAGGAGGTAGCTTGCTGCCGAGCATACCATCAACGATGTCCGCTCAGTCTTTTGGACAAAGTGAAAATGATAAGTAGAAAGCGAACATCTGGTGGGATGTTTTAAGCCTTTCATACCTTGTGGCTGTTGTTCGCTTCGCTGTCGGCCAAGGCCTCGGTACTGCCACAGGTTTTTGATTAGCGATTAGCCGCTCTACGGTTTACTTGATCGCCAAAGTGTGTTGATCCTACAGCTATGAAATCTCTTTCAATGAGTGTTCTTCGCTTAGTCATTGGTTGTTTTCTCAGTCTGACCTATTCAGAAGTCTTTTCTGTTGATTCCATAGATTCCTGGCCAGGTGAGAAGTCGGACTTTCATTCGTTTGATCAGTTTGATTTTGAAGTGGATGAACTCAAGTGCCGGGTTGTGACGCCTCGTGAGATTGCCGAGGGTCGGCCTTGGGTGTGGCGCGCGCGGTTCTTTGGTCACGAGCCGCAAACGGATATCGCTTTGCTTCAATATGGATTCCATATCGCGTATGTGGATGTGGCTGGGCTCTTTGGCTCTCCCAAAGCGGTTGATCGGTGGAATGTCTTTTATAACTATCTCACTACCGACCACTCGTTCTCCCCAAAGCCCGCTTTGGAAGGATTTTCGCGGGGAGGTTTGATCATCTATAATTGGGCCTCTGCCAATCCAGATAAGGTGAGCTGTATTTATGCCGATGCTCCTGTTTGTGATTTCAAGAGTTGGCCCATGAAATGGAGTTCCGCTAAAACCTGGGAAGCCTGTCTTGAAGCGTATGGGTTTACCGAGGAGCAGGCCTTAAATTTCACAAACAATCCCATCGACAACCTCAAGCCTTTGGCGGAGGCCGACATAGCTTTGTTGCACGTGGTGGGTGATGCCGATGTGGTGGTTCCCGTGTCCGAGAATACCGCCATCATTGAGCAACGATACAAAGCGATGGGTGGTGAAATTCAGGTGATTCACAAACCAGGCGTCGGTCACCATCCGCATAGCCTTGAGGATCCTGTTCCGATTGTTGCGTTCATTCTGAAGCATGCTCGTTAAAAATATTTTTCCACTTCCTAACGAGTAGAATCCCCGCCGATGGACACCAATTATTGTACAGAAGCTAATTGAGATAACGGAGCATAAAGCGGCCAGACGATAGTCAGTTAGAGAAGCTCAGGAATCTTATCGAAATGAACGACATACTTTTCAATAAATCTCTGTTTGCTCAGTTATCTCCTGTTCCGCCAATGGCGGATCAAGTGACTGAAAGGAGCGTTGTTAGTTAAATAGTTAAGAAACTACTGTGACACAGCTCTAGTTTACCGGTTGATCCCAGAGGCGATATGGATCATCGAGTCGGCGCATTTCGGCTAAGAGTAAGGCTTCCATTTCTTTTCGTTTTTCAGCGTAGAGTGGATTGTGTGCGAGGTTGGTTTGATGGCTCTCAGGCTGAACCCCAGTCAAGGACACTACCGTCGAGACGTTATGCATCGCGATGAACTCATGAGGATTCTGAGCGAGATTGAAAAGTTGTGTTTCGCGAACCGCACCATCCATGACATCGTATTTGATGAGTTTCCAATCGCCTTGTTTGACAGAACGCATACCGGGTTTGGTTCCGCCGCAATAAACTCCGTAAAGTACGTCACGCACCGTGTCCTGTTTTCCATCCAAAACGGGTTTGAAACTCACGCCTTCAAATGTAGCTGGAGCTTGTATTCCTGCGAAATCACAGAGGGTAGGTAACGAGTCGAGCAAGTAAATATTTCCGGTCTTTCTTGCCCCGGCCTGGATACCCGGACCTTTGACGATGTAAGGCACTCTCCAGGTGTGTTCGTACAGGTTTTGTTTGCCCTGCAAGCCGTGGCGACCGATGGCGATGCCGTGGTCGGAGGTGTAAACGATGTAGGTGTTATCCAACTCGCCCATAGCCTCAAGTTTATCCAGTACGCGTCCGATCTGAATATCGATATTTTCGTTGCAGGCGAACTCGCGACCGAGCTCATTCCGGATAGTGCGTTCGTCTCTGTTCTCCCATACGCCGCTCACACTTACTTCGTCGCGCAATCCGGGATGACCGTGATGGAAGGGGTGGGCTGGAAGGTAGTTTTCTGGCAGAGGAGGTTGTAGTGCATGAGCCGGTGGGAGTGAGTTTTTGTCGGTGTGATTGACCGCTCCGTATTTGGCTAACAACTCAGGTCGTCCATCCCGTGTATCATGCGGGTGTGAAAATCCGAAGTAGATCAGAAAGGGATCTTCGTCTTTGGTCCTTTCCCTGTCGTTGAGATAATTCATAACCTGATCCCCGTGCCAGGTGCTTCCTGTTTCGTCCGTTCCTCCCCGCTTGCTGGCGTCATGGCGAACGGTGAATTGTTTATTGGCCGCCTCGTAACTGTTCCCATTTTTGCAGGTGCGCATGGTATCGTAACCGGCCCGGTTGAAAACGGCTGCCATGGTGTATTCCACCAGGTCAGGGGGGACGAGGTCCGGGTTGTTGTTATTGGGGTTGTTACTGGTCCGCTCCGGTTTGTCGGGAATATGCCAAACGGTTCTACCCGACATGACCATGTGCCGCGATGGCGTGCAGACTCCACCGACCCAGGCACCCATGTGGTGGGCGCTGGTAAATACGGTGCCTTCCGCTGCAAGACGGTCTATATTT
The sequence above is drawn from the Verrucomicrobiota bacterium genome and encodes:
- a CDS encoding alpha/beta hydrolase, whose amino-acid sequence is MKSLSMSVLRLVIGCFLSLTYSEVFSVDSIDSWPGEKSDFHSFDQFDFEVDELKCRVVTPREIAEGRPWVWRARFFGHEPQTDIALLQYGFHIAYVDVAGLFGSPKAVDRWNVFYNYLTTDHSFSPKPALEGFSRGGLIIYNWASANPDKVSCIYADAPVCDFKSWPMKWSSAKTWEACLEAYGFTEEQALNFTNNPIDNLKPLAEADIALLHVVGDADVVVPVSENTAIIEQRYKAMGGEIQVIHKPGVGHHPHSLEDPVPIVAFILKHAR
- a CDS encoding sulfatase-like hydrolase/transferase; this encodes MPTQRLLHPIRIVISVVALIATQSIIRQTATAADRPPVVSLSKPNFLFIIVDDQSPFDLKAYNPETRSQTPNIDRLAAEGTVFTSAHHMGAWVGGVCTPSRHMVMSGRTVWHIPDKPERTSNNPNNNNPDLVPPDLVEYTMAAVFNRAGYDTMRTCKNGNSYEAANKQFTVRHDASKRGGTDETGSTWHGDQVMNYLNDRERTKDEDPFLIYFGFSHPHDTRDGRPELLAKYGAVNHTDKNSLPPAHALQPPLPENYLPAHPFHHGHPGLRDEVSVSGVWENRDERTIRNELGREFACNENIDIQIGRVLDKLEAMGELDNTYIVYTSDHGIAIGRHGLQGKQNLYEHTWRVPYIVKGPGIQAGARKTGNIYLLDSLPTLCDFAGIQAPATFEGVSFKPVLDGKQDTVRDVLYGVYCGGTKPGMRSVKQGDWKLIKYDVMDGAVRETQLFNLAQNPHEFIAMHNVSTVVSLTGVQPESHQTNLAHNPLYAEKRKEMEALLLAEMRRLDDPYRLWDQPVN